GCCCGGCCGCAGCTCGGGGAGGTCGGCCTGTCACGGACCTTGCGCCGGGCGTTGTCAGTGCCGGCGGCGATGATGAGCGCATGACGACGATGCAGAACTTTGGGCTGACCTGGACAGACAGCGACGGAAAGGCGCAGGCTTCCGCGGTTGCCTACGACAAGGTCAGCGGCGAGCGGCGCAAGGCGGCCCTCGAGGCCGACGGCAACACCAACGTCCGGCTCGTCCCGGTCGAACCCGGCGTGCTTCCCCAGCCACAGGGCTGAACCGGTCGTATGGCGCGGCCCTGGCCGGGGTACATGGACGCCGGGTGCCATCCCCCGCGGGGAAGACACCCACTCGTCACCCCGGCCGGGCACGCCCGGCGAGATCAGAAGGACGCAGTATGGCCAGCGGTACCGTGAAGTGGTTCAACCCCGAGAAGGGCTTCGGTTTCATCGCCCAGGACGACGGCGGACCGGACGTCTTCGCCCACTACTCCAACATCACCGGCAGCGGCTATCGCGAGCTGGTCGAGGGCGAGAAGGTC
This genomic interval from Streptomyces sp. NBC_00557 contains the following:
- a CDS encoding cold-shock protein codes for the protein MASGTVKWFNPEKGFGFIAQDDGGPDVFAHYSNITGSGYRELVEGEKVTFDITQGQKGPQAENIVRG